In one Umezawaea sp. Da 62-37 genomic region, the following are encoded:
- a CDS encoding Uma2 family endonuclease, with the protein MFDDSPQAVHGGRTSADVHALPEGCRVEVLDGTPIVKPRPMPIHRRVVRRLAARVEARLPQLWQLETGIDVVLAEDPLVYMSPDIVVFGVGTPLDTGPIHGEAVLLAIDVLLKGRRRDEHESKRTAYAAAGVPHYWRVEVDLRALD; encoded by the coding sequence ATGTTCGACGATTCGCCGCAGGCGGTGCACGGTGGACGGACTTCCGCAGACGTCCACGCACTTCCCGAGGGCTGCCGGGTGGAGGTGCTCGACGGGACTCCCATCGTGAAACCGAGGCCGATGCCCATCCACCGGAGGGTGGTCCGCAGGCTCGCCGCCCGTGTGGAGGCCCGACTGCCACAACTGTGGCAGCTGGAGACCGGCATCGACGTGGTGCTCGCGGAAGACCCGCTGGTCTACATGTCCCCGGACATCGTGGTGTTCGGGGTGGGGACACCGCTGGACACCGGGCCGATCCACGGCGAGGCGGTCCTGCTCGCGATCGATGTGTTGCTGAAGGGAAGGCGTCGCGACGAGCACGAGTCCAAGCGCACCGCCTACGCCGCGGCAGGGGTTCCGCACTACTGGCGCGTCGAGGTCGATCTGCGCGCGTTGGACTGA
- a CDS encoding response regulator transcription factor has translation MIRVLLADDEALIRAGVRALLGTDPAVDVVAEAANGREAVDLTIAHRPDVVLLDVQMPVLDGLDAADEIHRLVPGTGVLILTTFSEDAYIARALGGGASGFLLKAGDPRELLAGVHAVADGAAYLSPRVARHVITELSGGRLTRATTARTRVATLTSRERDVLALVGTGMSNAEIARRLHLVEGTVKAYMTSLMDRLSVRNRVQAAVLAHEAGLVAD, from the coding sequence GTGATCCGCGTGCTGCTGGCCGACGACGAGGCCCTGATCCGCGCCGGCGTCCGCGCGCTCCTGGGCACGGACCCGGCCGTCGACGTCGTCGCCGAGGCCGCCAACGGCCGCGAGGCCGTCGACCTGACCATCGCCCACCGCCCCGACGTGGTGCTGCTGGACGTGCAGATGCCCGTCCTCGACGGCCTGGACGCGGCCGACGAGATCCACCGCCTCGTGCCGGGCACGGGGGTCCTCATCCTGACCACGTTCAGCGAGGACGCCTACATCGCGCGGGCGCTCGGCGGCGGCGCCAGCGGCTTCCTGCTCAAGGCGGGCGACCCGCGCGAACTCCTCGCGGGCGTCCACGCCGTCGCCGACGGCGCCGCGTACCTCTCCCCCCGCGTGGCCCGGCACGTCATCACCGAGCTGAGCGGCGGCAGACTCACCCGCGCGACCACCGCCCGCACCCGGGTGGCCACCCTGACCAGCCGCGAACGCGACGTCCTCGCCCTCGTCGGCACCGGGATGTCCAACGCCGAGATCGCCCGCCGCCTCCACCTCGTCGAGGGCACCGTCAAGGCGTACATGACCTCCCTGATGGACCGCCTCTCCGTCCGCAACCGCGTCCAGGCGGCAGTGCTCGCCCACGAGGCGGGGCTGGTGGCGGACTGA
- a CDS encoding DUF4097 family beta strand repeat-containing protein, whose protein sequence is MTESDVVRQQSFDVEGAVEIDIALISGRVQVHLVDEPGVHVEVRYDPSAGEAWTAGLSGLLSWVNDQFGSGPKQETGPAEAIRDARIDLIGSRLKVQSSKVLPLRAVPLNVVVRAPSGSHISSKTGSADVSVTGAAGRLDVTTGSGDITADRADAAAEVNSGSGDLRLGPMLAGLRAKTGSGDVEVSSIGGNTILYTGTGDVWLGAVQNDVQIRTGSGDVTVADAASGRIQLATGSGEIRVGIRSGVQAQIDVSSRSGKARSELEVSSQPPAENAPALFVTGRTGSGDVLVTTSTS, encoded by the coding sequence ATGACCGAGTCAGATGTCGTCCGGCAGCAGAGCTTCGACGTCGAGGGGGCCGTGGAGATCGACATCGCGTTGATCTCCGGCCGCGTGCAGGTGCACCTGGTCGACGAGCCCGGCGTGCACGTGGAGGTCCGCTACGACCCGTCGGCCGGGGAGGCGTGGACCGCGGGTCTCAGCGGCCTGCTCAGCTGGGTGAACGACCAGTTCGGCAGCGGCCCCAAGCAGGAGACCGGTCCCGCCGAGGCCATCCGCGACGCGCGGATCGACCTCATCGGCTCGCGGCTGAAGGTGCAGTCCTCCAAGGTGCTGCCGCTGCGGGCGGTGCCGCTCAACGTGGTCGTGCGCGCCCCTTCCGGTTCGCACATCAGCAGCAAGACCGGCTCCGCCGACGTCTCCGTCACCGGCGCCGCGGGCAGGCTCGACGTCACCACCGGCAGCGGTGACATCACCGCGGACCGCGCCGACGCCGCCGCCGAGGTCAACTCCGGCTCCGGCGACCTCCGCCTCGGCCCGATGCTCGCGGGACTGCGGGCCAAGACCGGCAGCGGCGACGTGGAGGTGTCCTCCATCGGGGGCAACACCATCCTCTACACCGGCACCGGCGACGTCTGGCTGGGCGCGGTCCAGAACGACGTGCAGATCCGCACCGGCAGCGGTGACGTCACCGTCGCCGACGCCGCCTCCGGACGCATCCAGCTGGCCACCGGCAGCGGCGAGATCCGCGTCGGCATCCGCTCGGGCGTCCAGGCCCAGATCGACGTCTCCTCCCGCTCCGGCAAGGCCCGCAGCGAACTGGAGGTCTCGTCGCAGCCCCCGGCGGAGAACGCGCCTGCCCTCTTCGTCACCGGTCGCACCGGCAGCGGGGACGTGCTGGTCACCACCTCCACCAGCTGA
- a CDS encoding serine hydrolase domain-containing protein — translation MIRLLVAAVFATVLAPAPTPALDAAAIDRMAADVDLPGLSVAVTKDDRVVLAKGYGHDSTGAPLTAATPMRLASVSKSFVAMAVMTLVDAGRIALDAPVADQLPEFHPADPRAERITVRHLLNQTSGLADATTDIPRTWEAKSLRDLVGVLDTATLADDPGRSFHYHNPNYGVAARLVEVAGGQAFDDYLRDHVLTPLGMWSHDRVADGYVRAYGLWFARPELPSFEGDLVISSADDMARWLIAQQGRGPRVVSAESLRTMHTPPTGEYAMGWGVEVPEQGHERLSHSGNLFTYTAAQVIVPETGYGFAVMTNSTALLDSAYELVESLIALSEGRSPDSGLPLWPTDLGLGLATLAVAALGVRGVLRAGRKRTPWRLVPHLLAVVPLLGYPAFVGFLSNGRTVTWPQLVYVSLPIVVLLAVLALAGTATATARLVALSR, via the coding sequence ATGATCAGGCTCCTGGTTGCGGCCGTCTTCGCGACGGTCCTCGCCCCCGCTCCCACCCCGGCGCTCGACGCCGCCGCGATCGACCGGATGGCCGCCGACGTGGACCTGCCGGGGCTGTCCGTCGCGGTCACGAAGGACGACCGGGTCGTGCTCGCCAAGGGGTACGGCCACGACTCCACCGGGGCTCCGCTGACCGCGGCCACGCCGATGCGGCTGGCGTCGGTGAGCAAGTCGTTCGTCGCCATGGCCGTGATGACCCTGGTCGACGCGGGCCGGATCGCGCTGGACGCGCCCGTGGCCGACCAGCTGCCCGAGTTCCACCCCGCCGACCCGCGCGCGGAGCGGATCACCGTGCGGCACCTGCTGAACCAGACCTCGGGCCTGGCCGACGCGACGACCGACATCCCGCGCACGTGGGAGGCGAAGTCCTTGCGGGACCTGGTGGGCGTGCTCGACACCGCGACGCTCGCCGACGATCCGGGCCGGAGTTTCCACTACCACAACCCGAACTACGGCGTCGCGGCGCGACTCGTCGAGGTGGCGGGCGGGCAGGCGTTCGACGACTACCTCCGCGACCACGTGCTGACTCCGCTGGGCATGTGGTCACACGACCGGGTGGCCGACGGGTACGTCCGCGCCTACGGCCTGTGGTTCGCCCGCCCCGAGCTGCCGTCCTTCGAGGGCGACCTGGTCATCAGCAGCGCCGACGACATGGCCCGGTGGCTCATCGCGCAACAGGGACGCGGCCCCCGGGTCGTGTCCGCGGAAAGCCTGCGGACCATGCACACACCGCCCACGGGCGAGTACGCGATGGGCTGGGGCGTGGAGGTGCCGGAGCAGGGCCACGAGCGGCTCAGCCACAGCGGCAACCTGTTCACCTACACCGCCGCGCAGGTCATCGTGCCGGAGACCGGGTACGGGTTCGCCGTGATGACCAACAGCACGGCGCTGCTGGACTCGGCGTACGAGCTGGTGGAGTCGCTGATCGCACTGTCCGAGGGCCGTTCGCCCGACAGCGGCCTGCCCCTGTGGCCGACCGACCTCGGGCTCGGGCTGGCCACGCTCGCCGTGGCCGCGCTGGGCGTGCGCGGGGTGCTTCGCGCGGGCCGGAAGCGCACCCCGTGGCGGCTGGTGCCGCACCTGCTGGCCGTCGTGCCGCTGCTCGGGTACCCGGCGTTCGTGGGGTTCCTGTCCAACGGGCGCACGGTGACGTGGCCGCAGCTCGTGTACGTGTCGCTGCCGATCGTGGTGCTGCTGGCCGTGCTCGCGCTGGCGGGCACGGCGACCGCCACCGCCCGGCTTGTAGCGTTGTCCCGGTGA
- a CDS encoding helix-turn-helix transcriptional regulator, with product METDDKPPARFTTAQSRELGEELRRARKRAGIRGTRFCEELEWSTAKLSKLEKGWRGTSDWEIGTFLGKCGADKATRERVMRLAQEPDVGFFVRRHAGTSSDGLLSLVLHQRSALTITSYDTMVIPGLLQSMGYTRALLEMTKSVHAEDVDEQVRVRMDRQEFLCGGEPPVSTFYIHETALRLRIGGSRVMHDQMMRLAFMCGWTHLRLRVVPFSAQGHPALRYPSTLMTFSRNAKPVACTESDLTTVFMEEERAIEFHEEKQGVLDALALSAEQSRDVFTHWANVYDHADDHGQVPWS from the coding sequence ATGGAGACGGATGACAAGCCGCCTGCGCGCTTCACCACCGCGCAGAGCCGGGAGCTCGGCGAGGAACTCCGGCGGGCCCGCAAGCGAGCGGGCATCCGCGGCACCAGGTTCTGCGAGGAACTGGAGTGGTCGACGGCGAAGCTGAGCAAGCTGGAGAAGGGCTGGCGGGGCACCAGCGACTGGGAGATCGGCACCTTCCTCGGCAAGTGCGGCGCGGACAAGGCGACCCGCGAACGCGTCATGCGCCTCGCCCAGGAACCCGACGTCGGGTTCTTCGTGCGGCGGCACGCGGGCACGTCGTCGGACGGCCTGCTCAGCCTGGTGCTGCACCAGCGCTCGGCGTTGACGATCACCAGCTACGACACCATGGTGATCCCCGGCCTGTTGCAGTCCATGGGCTACACCCGCGCGCTGCTGGAGATGACGAAGTCCGTCCACGCCGAGGACGTCGACGAGCAGGTGCGGGTGCGGATGGACCGGCAGGAGTTCCTGTGCGGCGGCGAACCGCCGGTGTCCACCTTCTACATCCACGAAACGGCCCTGCGGCTCAGGATCGGCGGTTCAAGGGTCATGCACGACCAGATGATGCGGCTGGCGTTCATGTGCGGGTGGACGCACCTGCGCCTGCGCGTCGTCCCGTTCTCCGCGCAGGGCCACCCCGCGCTGCGGTACCCGTCGACGCTGATGACGTTCAGCCGCAACGCGAAACCCGTGGCGTGCACGGAATCCGACCTCACCACGGTGTTCATGGAGGAGGAGCGCGCCATCGAGTTCCACGAGGAGAAGCAGGGCGTGCTCGACGCGCTCGCGTTGAGCGCCGAGCAGTCCCGCGACGTCTTCACGCACTGGGCCAACGTCTACGACCACGCCGACGACCACGGCCAGGTGCCGTGGAGCTGA
- a CDS encoding DNA glycosylase AlkZ-like family protein, translated as MNADVARRIALAAQGFADARPASPPGRRHLQRVLSRVQLIQLDSVNVAVRAHYMPLFSRLGSYPAELVDDAAWSHSARKPRMLVEYWAHEASLVPVEDWPLLHSGAKKLGWWTNYQPIADRAPELVEGVLRVVREQGPIGAGAIERELLGEGPKSTGPWWGRSEVKRLCEYLFGLGELTTGTRKSFERLYDLPERVIPADVMARKVDAEEGARQLITRSAIAMGVATEPDLRDYYRLAPRASQRAVAELVESGVLEPVEVAGWGAPAYRHVEARVPRRIQGRALLCPFDPLVWERARTERIFGFRYRIEIYVPEEKRVHGYYVFPFLLDGELVARVDLKADRAAGVLRVQSAFAEPGRDHGRVAVELAAELRHMAEWLGLDDVVVMPKGDLAGALAAVVR; from the coding sequence ATGAACGCGGACGTGGCCCGTCGGATCGCGCTGGCGGCACAGGGCTTCGCCGACGCCCGACCCGCCTCGCCGCCCGGCCGGAGGCACCTCCAGCGCGTGCTGTCGAGGGTGCAGCTGATCCAGCTCGACTCCGTCAACGTGGCGGTCCGCGCCCACTACATGCCGCTGTTCAGCAGGCTCGGGTCGTACCCGGCGGAGCTGGTCGACGACGCCGCCTGGTCGCACTCGGCGCGCAAGCCCCGGATGCTGGTCGAGTACTGGGCGCACGAGGCCAGCCTGGTGCCGGTCGAGGACTGGCCGCTGCTGCACTCGGGCGCGAAGAAGCTGGGGTGGTGGACCAACTACCAGCCCATCGCCGACCGGGCGCCGGAGCTGGTCGAGGGCGTGCTGCGGGTGGTGCGGGAGCAGGGGCCGATCGGCGCGGGGGCGATCGAACGCGAACTGCTGGGTGAGGGGCCGAAGTCGACCGGGCCGTGGTGGGGGCGGTCGGAGGTGAAGCGGCTGTGCGAGTACCTGTTCGGGCTGGGGGAGCTGACCACCGGCACCCGCAAGAGCTTCGAGCGGCTGTACGACCTGCCCGAGCGGGTCATCCCGGCGGACGTGATGGCGCGGAAGGTCGACGCGGAGGAGGGGGCGCGGCAGCTGATCACGCGGTCGGCGATCGCGATGGGGGTGGCCACGGAGCCCGACCTGCGGGACTACTACCGGCTGGCGCCGCGGGCCAGCCAGCGGGCGGTGGCCGAACTGGTGGAGTCCGGGGTGCTGGAGCCGGTGGAGGTGGCCGGGTGGGGTGCGCCCGCTTATCGGCACGTCGAGGCGCGGGTGCCGCGCAGGATCCAGGGGAGGGCGCTGCTGTGCCCGTTCGACCCGCTGGTGTGGGAGCGGGCGCGGACGGAGCGGATCTTCGGGTTCCGCTACCGCATCGAGATCTACGTGCCGGAGGAGAAGAGGGTCCACGGGTACTACGTGTTCCCGTTCCTGCTGGACGGGGAGCTGGTGGCACGGGTGGACCTGAAGGCCGATCGCGCCGCCGGGGTGCTGCGGGTGCAGTCGGCGTTCGCCGAGCCGGGGCGCGACCACGGGCGGGTGGCCGTCGAGCTGGCCGCGGAACTGCGCCACATGGCCGAGTGGCTGGGGTTGGACGACGTGGTGGTGATGCCGAAGGGCGACCTGGCGGGCGCGCTCGCGGCGGTGGTGCGCTGA
- a CDS encoding histidine kinase: protein MILLLVAVVPVAVWNTLAVTAGAVPPARVLLGVVLLAPGYLVGRRIDGVRPLVFAAVAGAVCTAALAREPWNWAEAPVGLAGTVLLPWFAGRYRRQHLALAERLRQDVRQARQRERTRIARDMHDSLGHELTLIALRAGALELSPDLAEPHRAAIGELRASTGEATERLREIIGLLRDGTEDVEALVGRAVASGMAVRLTGGPTDSRTAYRVVQESLTNAAKHAPGAPVEVRFRRTPTELVVSVVNGPSASPGPGAGGHGLTGLAERVRLAGGTLEAAPRPDGGFAVTATMRRDAE from the coding sequence GTGATCCTGCTGCTGGTCGCGGTGGTGCCGGTGGCGGTGTGGAACACCCTGGCCGTGACGGCGGGCGCCGTTCCGCCCGCCAGGGTGCTGCTCGGCGTGGTGCTGCTCGCGCCGGGCTACCTGGTGGGCCGCCGGATCGACGGCGTGCGGCCGCTGGTGTTCGCGGCGGTGGCGGGCGCGGTGTGCACGGCGGCGCTGGCGCGGGAGCCGTGGAACTGGGCCGAGGCGCCGGTCGGGCTGGCTGGCACCGTGCTGCTGCCGTGGTTCGCCGGGCGCTACCGCCGCCAGCACCTCGCGCTGGCGGAGCGGCTGCGGCAGGACGTGCGGCAGGCCCGGCAACGGGAGCGCACCCGCATCGCGCGGGACATGCACGACTCGCTGGGCCACGAGCTGACCCTGATCGCGCTGCGCGCGGGCGCGCTGGAGCTGTCCCCGGACCTCGCCGAGCCGCACCGGGCCGCGATCGGCGAGCTGCGCGCCAGCACGGGTGAGGCCACCGAGCGGCTGCGCGAGATCATCGGCCTGCTGCGCGACGGCACCGAGGACGTCGAGGCGCTGGTGGGCCGCGCCGTGGCGTCCGGGATGGCCGTGCGGCTGACCGGCGGGCCGACCGACTCGCGCACGGCGTACCGGGTCGTGCAGGAATCGCTCACGAACGCCGCCAAGCACGCCCCCGGCGCCCCGGTCGAGGTCCGCTTCCGGCGCACGCCGACCGAACTGGTCGTCAGCGTGGTCAACGGCCCGTCCGCCTCCCCCGGCCCCGGCGCGGGCGGCCACGGCCTGACCGGCCTCGCCGAACGGGTCCGGCTCGCGGGCGGCACCCTGGAGGCGGCGCCCCGTCCGGACGGCGGGTTCGCCGTGACCGCCACGATGCGGAGGGACGCCGAGTGA
- a CDS encoding GNAT family N-acetyltransferase has product MADAAVRPAQPEDVAEIARIHLATWRTAYAELLPPAVFESFDAAEAEQAWADAVEHAHVFLATEGAWVVGFVVAGSAPDQEVAGADGSMPADFETTALVSTLLVEPRWGRRGHGGRLIATAAHALRDQGASRAVAWVPEADRATKSFYERVGWAADGTVRTLDAGGRPLREIRMTGGLALLLRP; this is encoded by the coding sequence ATGGCCGATGCCGCGGTGCGCCCCGCACAGCCCGAAGACGTCGCGGAGATCGCCCGCATCCACCTCGCCACCTGGCGCACGGCCTACGCCGAACTGCTGCCGCCCGCGGTGTTCGAGTCGTTCGACGCCGCCGAGGCCGAGCAGGCGTGGGCGGACGCGGTGGAGCACGCGCACGTGTTCCTGGCGACCGAGGGCGCGTGGGTCGTGGGGTTCGTGGTCGCGGGGTCGGCGCCGGACCAGGAGGTGGCGGGCGCGGACGGGTCGATGCCTGCCGATTTCGAGACGACGGCGCTGGTCAGCACGTTGCTGGTGGAGCCCCGATGGGGGCGGCGCGGGCACGGTGGCAGGCTGATCGCGACGGCCGCGCACGCGTTGCGGGACCAGGGCGCGTCGCGGGCGGTGGCGTGGGTGCCGGAGGCGGACCGGGCGACGAAGTCGTTCTACGAACGGGTCGGCTGGGCGGCCGACGGGACGGTGCGGACGCTGGACGCGGGTGGGCGTCCACTGCGCGAAATCCGGATGACAGGGGGGTTGGCCCTACTCCTGCGCCCCTGA